In one Solanum lycopersicum chromosome 11, SLM_r2.1 genomic region, the following are encoded:
- the LOC543602 gene encoding 8-hydroxygeraniol dehydrogenase, producing MAKSFENEHPIKAFGWATRDTSGVLSPFNFSRRVTGEKDVQFKVMYCGICHSDLHQLKNEWGNSKYPMVPGHEVVGVVTEVGSKVEKFKVGDKVGVGCMVGSCRKCENCSVDLENYCPRQIPTYNGYSLDGTLTFGGYSDVMVSDEHFVVRWPENLSMDAAPLLCAGITTYSPLKYFGLDKPGMHIGVVGLGGLGHMAVKFAKAFGTKVTVISTSANKKKEAIERLGADSFLISRDPEQMKAAMNTLDGIIDTVSVVHPILPLLMLMKSHGKLVMVGAPEKPVELPVFPLLMGRKLVAGSCIGGMKETQEMLDFAAKHNITPDIEVVPMEYVNTALERLLKSDVKYRFVLDIGNTLNKK from the exons ATGgcaaaatcatttgaaaatgaACATCCAATTAAGGCATTTGGATGGGCAACTAGAGACACTTCTGGAGTTCTTTCTCCTTTCAATTTTTCAAGAag AGTGACAGGTGAAAAAGATGTGCAATTTAAAGTTATGTATTGTGGAATTTGTCATTCTGATCTTCATCAACTCAAGAATGAATGGGGAAATAGCAAGTACCCCATGGTGCCTGG GCATGAGGTTGTTGGTGTTGTCACTGAGGTTGGAAGCAAGGTGGAGAAGTTTAAGGTTGGAGACAAAGTAGGTGTTGGATGTATGGTAGGATCATGTCGAAAATGTGAGAATTGTAGCGTTGATCTCGAGAATTACTGTCCTCGTCAGATTCCTACTTACAACGGCTATAGCTTAGACGGAACCCTCACGTTTGGAGGTTACTCCGATGTGATGGTATCCGATGAGCATTTTGTAGTACGTTGGCCTGAAAACTTGTCGATGGACGCTGCTCCCCTGTTATGTGCTGGAATTACGACTTATAGTCCTTTGAAATATTTTGGACTCGATAAGCCTGGAATGCACATTGGTGTTGTTGGTCTTGGAGGGCTTGGACATATGGCTGTTAAGTTTGCTAAGGCATTCGGAACCAAAGTGACTGTCATCAGTACATCTGctaataagaagaaagaagcaATTGAGCGTTTGGGTGCAGACTCTTTCTTGATCAGTCGCGATCCTGAGCAGATGAAG GCTGCAATGAACACATTGGATGGGATTATCGACACTGTATCTGTCGTGCACCCTATTCTTCCATTACTTATGTTGATGAAATCTCATGGTAAGCTTGTTATGGTTGGTGCACCAGAAAAACCGGTGGAGTTGCCCGTGTTTCCTCTACTTATGG GAAGGAAGCTAGTGGCTGGAAGTTGCATAGGAGGGATGAAAGAGACTCAAGAAATGTTGGACTTTGCGGCAAAGCATAACATAACACCAGATATTGAAGTGGTGCCAATGGAGTACGTTAACACCGCGTTGGAACGTCTTTTGAAATCGGACGTGAAATATCGTTTTGTGCTAGACATTGGTAATACATTGAACAAGAAATGA